Proteins encoded in a region of the Streptomyces sp. NBC_00258 genome:
- a CDS encoding sarcosine oxidase subunit alpha family protein, producing the protein MTDQHFRLGQGGRVDRGTVLRFTVDGRELTGHPGDTVASAMLANGLVEVAPSIYRGRPRGIVSAGVEEPNALLQIGGSYSEGMLPATTAELYDGLSAATLSGMGRLDPGSDPAVYDKKYVHTDVLVVGAGPAGLAAAAAAAGSGARVILVDDQPEPGGSLLSGRTEKAGGRSALEWVAEAGAALLAAPEVVVLHRTTAFGSYDDNYVLALQRRTDHLGADAPEPSTGVSRQRLWHIRARQVILATGAHERPLVFAGNDRPGVMLAAAVRSYVNRYAVAPGSRAVVSTTNDSAYDTVADLHAAGIDIAVVVDARPEMSHRAAEVAVATGVRVLTGSAVTGTAGESRLTGVTVQTLDADGRLTGAAEPFDCDLLAVSGGWSPVVHLHSQRQGRLRWDEDLVAFVPDGTVRDQQVVGAAHGTYGLDGCLAEGARAGARAATDAGFPVPVPTASHKEVRADVRALWLVPAPDGEPIGWDTHLVDLQRDVTVADVWRSTGAGMRGVEHVKRYTSLGTAGDQGKTSGVNAIGVIAEALGAGASPGEIGTTAYRAPYTPVGFAALAGRERGDLLDPERTTSIHSWHVAHGAEFEDVGQWKRPRYYPRPGEDMDAAVARECRAAREGVAFMDASTLGKIELRGADAGEFLNRVYTNAFKKLKPGMARYGVMCKPDGMIFDDGVTLRLDENRYFMTTTTGGAAGVLDWLEEWLQTEWPELDVHCTSVTEQWSTIAVVGPRSRQVVAQLAPDVDLSAEAFPFMAFRETTLASGIPARICRISFSGELAYEINVSAWYGLAVWEQVHAAGQPYGITPYGTETMHVLRAEKGYIIVGQDTDGTVTPQDAGMSWVVSKQKDFIGKRSHSRADTARTDRKQLVGLLPADRTTRLPEGTQLVAPDVPITPETGPVPMLGHVTSSYHSPALGRPFALALVADGRARIGETLLAPVGEDLVPVEVTDFVLYDPEGTKRDG; encoded by the coding sequence ATGACCGACCAGCACTTCCGGCTCGGGCAGGGCGGCCGTGTCGACCGCGGCACCGTGCTGCGGTTCACCGTCGACGGCCGGGAGCTGACCGGCCACCCCGGAGACACGGTCGCCTCGGCGATGCTGGCGAACGGACTCGTCGAGGTCGCCCCGTCGATCTACCGCGGCCGCCCGCGCGGCATCGTCTCCGCGGGCGTCGAGGAACCCAACGCCCTGCTGCAGATCGGCGGTTCGTACTCGGAGGGCATGCTGCCCGCGACGACGGCGGAGCTGTACGACGGCCTGTCCGCCGCGACACTGTCCGGGATGGGCCGGCTCGACCCGGGCTCCGACCCCGCCGTCTACGACAAGAAGTACGTCCACACCGACGTCCTGGTCGTCGGCGCCGGACCGGCCGGGCTGGCGGCCGCCGCCGCTGCCGCGGGTTCCGGCGCCCGCGTGATCCTCGTCGACGACCAGCCCGAGCCCGGCGGTTCGCTGCTCTCCGGGCGTACCGAGAAGGCCGGCGGGCGGAGCGCCCTGGAGTGGGTCGCCGAGGCCGGCGCGGCACTCCTCGCCGCCCCCGAGGTCGTCGTACTGCACCGCACCACGGCCTTCGGCTCGTACGACGACAACTACGTTCTGGCCCTCCAGCGGCGAACCGACCACCTCGGAGCCGATGCCCCCGAACCGTCCACGGGTGTCTCGCGCCAGCGGCTGTGGCACATCCGCGCTCGCCAGGTGATCCTGGCGACCGGCGCTCACGAGCGCCCGCTGGTCTTCGCCGGCAACGACCGCCCCGGCGTGATGCTCGCGGCGGCCGTGCGCTCGTACGTCAACAGGTACGCCGTGGCCCCGGGCTCGCGGGCCGTGGTGAGCACGACCAACGACAGTGCGTACGACACGGTCGCCGACCTGCACGCCGCGGGCATCGACATCGCAGTCGTCGTGGACGCACGCCCCGAGATGTCCCACCGGGCCGCCGAGGTGGCGGTCGCGACCGGGGTCCGGGTGCTGACGGGCAGCGCGGTGACCGGCACGGCGGGCGAGAGCCGGCTGACCGGCGTCACCGTCCAGACCCTCGACGCCGACGGCCGGCTCACCGGAGCCGCCGAGCCGTTCGACTGCGACCTGCTCGCCGTCTCGGGCGGCTGGAGCCCGGTGGTGCACCTGCACAGCCAGCGCCAGGGCCGGCTGCGCTGGGACGAGGACCTGGTCGCCTTCGTCCCCGACGGCACCGTCCGGGACCAGCAGGTCGTCGGTGCGGCCCACGGGACGTACGGCCTCGACGGCTGTCTGGCCGAAGGGGCACGGGCCGGTGCGCGGGCCGCGACGGACGCGGGGTTCCCGGTGCCGGTGCCCACGGCTTCGCACAAGGAGGTACGTGCCGATGTGCGCGCCCTCTGGCTGGTGCCCGCCCCCGACGGCGAACCCATCGGCTGGGACACCCACCTGGTCGACCTGCAACGCGACGTCACCGTCGCCGACGTCTGGCGCTCGACCGGCGCCGGCATGCGCGGTGTCGAGCACGTCAAGCGCTACACCTCGCTCGGCACGGCGGGCGACCAGGGCAAGACGTCCGGCGTCAACGCGATCGGTGTGATCGCCGAGGCCCTCGGCGCGGGCGCGTCTCCCGGGGAGATCGGCACCACGGCCTACCGGGCGCCCTACACGCCGGTGGGCTTCGCAGCCCTCGCCGGTCGTGAGCGCGGTGACCTGCTCGACCCCGAACGCACCACCTCCATCCACAGCTGGCATGTGGCGCACGGGGCGGAGTTCGAGGACGTCGGGCAGTGGAAACGCCCCCGGTACTACCCCCGGCCCGGTGAGGACATGGACGCGGCCGTGGCCCGCGAGTGCCGTGCGGCCCGTGAGGGGGTGGCGTTCATGGACGCATCCACCCTCGGCAAGATCGAGCTCCGGGGTGCGGACGCGGGCGAGTTCCTGAACCGCGTCTACACGAACGCCTTCAAGAAGCTCAAGCCCGGCATGGCCCGTTACGGCGTCATGTGCAAGCCCGACGGCATGATCTTCGACGACGGTGTGACCCTGCGCCTCGACGAGAACCGCTACTTCATGACCACCACGACCGGCGGCGCGGCCGGAGTCCTGGACTGGCTGGAGGAGTGGCTGCAGACCGAGTGGCCCGAACTCGACGTCCACTGCACCTCGGTGACGGAGCAGTGGTCGACGATCGCTGTCGTCGGCCCGCGGTCGCGCCAGGTCGTGGCCCAACTCGCGCCCGACGTCGATCTGTCCGCCGAGGCGTTCCCCTTCATGGCCTTCCGCGAGACCACCCTGGCCTCCGGGATCCCGGCCCGTATCTGCCGGATCTCCTTCTCCGGCGAACTCGCCTACGAGATCAACGTCTCCGCCTGGTACGGCCTGGCCGTCTGGGAGCAGGTGCACGCGGCCGGGCAGCCGTACGGCATCACCCCGTACGGCACCGAGACCATGCACGTGCTGCGGGCCGAGAAGGGGTACATCATCGTCGGACAGGACACCGACGGCACCGTCACCCCGCAGGACGCCGGCATGTCCTGGGTGGTCTCGAAGCAGAAGGACTTCATCGGGAAGCGGTCCCACTCCCGCGCCGACACCGCCCGCACCGACCGCAAGCAGCTGGTCGGCCTGCTGCCGGCCGACCGCACGACCCGGCTGCCCGAGGGCACCCAGCTCGTCGCGCCGGACGTACCCATCACCCCCGAGACCGGGCCGGTGCCGATGCTCGGCCACGTCACCTCCAGCTACCACAGCCCGGCCCTGGGCCGCCCCTTCGCCCTCGCCCTCGTCGCCGACGGGCGGGCCAGGATCGGCGAGACCCTGCTCGCCCCGGTGGGCGAGGACCTGGTGCCCGTCGAGGTGACCGACTTCGTCCTCTACGACCCCGAAGGGACCAAGCGCGATGGCTGA
- a CDS encoding sarcosine oxidase subunit gamma → MAEPTIEAGAGPVALRTSPLAHLQDRMRAAAVTGARGVTLTERPFVTMVNLRVDPASEAADRVEKSLGASLPRQCGHTTASGPHTVLWLGPDEWLVLSRTDGATETYETDVAAELRAALGGDPGSVVDVSANRTTVELSGPSARQVLEKGCPLDLHPRAFGPGRAVSTTVGPVPLLLWQVDDAPTYRLLPRSSFADHLARRLIDAMSEYRGSEVP, encoded by the coding sequence ATGGCTGAGCCGACGATCGAAGCAGGCGCGGGCCCGGTGGCCCTGCGCACCAGCCCCCTGGCACATCTGCAGGATCGGATGCGTGCCGCCGCCGTCACCGGTGCCCGCGGGGTCACGCTGACCGAGCGGCCGTTCGTCACCATGGTGAACCTGCGCGTCGACCCCGCGTCCGAAGCGGCCGACCGCGTCGAGAAGAGCCTGGGGGCATCGCTCCCGCGGCAGTGCGGCCACACCACCGCGTCCGGCCCCCACACGGTCCTCTGGCTCGGCCCCGACGAATGGCTCGTGCTGTCCCGGACGGACGGGGCCACCGAGACGTACGAGACCGACGTGGCCGCCGAGTTGCGGGCGGCACTCGGAGGGGACCCGGGCTCGGTCGTGGACGTCTCGGCGAACCGCACAACCGTGGAGCTGAGCGGCCCGTCCGCTCGGCAGGTGCTGGAGAAGGGCTGCCCGCTCGACCTGCATCCTCGGGCCTTCGGCCCCGGCCGGGCGGTGTCGACCACGGTGGGACCTGTCCCGCTGCTGCTCTGGCAGGTCGACGACGCGCCCACCTACCGGCTCCTCCCGCGATCCTCGTTCGCCGACCACCTGGCGCGCCGGCTCATCGACGCCATGAGTGAGTACCGCGGGTCGGAGGTGCCCTGA
- the purU gene encoding formyltetrahydrofolate deformylase, translating into MTDLPASAASPAHPPAGPATAPAEHLLTLDCPEAPGIVLAVSRFLVEHGSDIIDNQQFGDRRDGHFYMRVRFAASAGESVTETLRRDFAAVAAPFTMRWHLEPVSTRRRVLVMVSRYGHCLNDLLYRARSGDLPVDVVAVVSNHRDHESLVAWHGIPFFHVPVTTTTKPEAETRLMEIVDSFDVELVVLARYMQVLSDGLCTRLAGRMINIHHSFLPSFKGAKPYHQAHDRGVKLVGATAHYVTADLDEGPIIAQEVIDVDHSHTPDGLAAIGRDAESAALARAVRWHCEGRVFVQGRRTVVLR; encoded by the coding sequence ATGACTGATCTCCCGGCTTCCGCCGCGTCCCCCGCCCACCCGCCGGCCGGCCCCGCCACGGCACCGGCCGAGCACCTACTCACCCTCGACTGCCCAGAGGCTCCCGGCATCGTCCTTGCCGTCTCGCGGTTCCTGGTCGAGCACGGCAGCGACATCATCGACAACCAGCAGTTCGGCGACCGCCGCGACGGCCACTTCTACATGCGGGTGCGCTTCGCCGCCTCGGCCGGCGAGAGCGTCACGGAGACCCTGCGCCGCGACTTCGCCGCCGTGGCGGCCCCCTTCACCATGCGTTGGCACCTCGAACCGGTCAGCACCCGGCGCCGCGTGCTGGTCATGGTGTCCCGCTACGGCCACTGCCTCAACGACCTGCTCTACCGCGCCCGCAGCGGTGACCTGCCCGTCGACGTGGTCGCGGTGGTCTCCAACCACCGTGACCACGAGTCACTCGTCGCCTGGCACGGCATCCCGTTCTTCCACGTGCCGGTCACCACGACGACCAAACCCGAGGCCGAGACCCGGCTCATGGAGATCGTCGACTCGTTCGACGTCGAGCTGGTCGTGCTGGCGCGCTACATGCAGGTGCTCTCCGACGGCCTGTGCACCCGGCTGGCCGGCCGGATGATCAACATCCACCATTCGTTCCTGCCCAGCTTCAAGGGCGCCAAGCCCTACCACCAGGCACACGACCGCGGAGTCAAGCTCGTCGGCGCGACGGCCCACTACGTCACCGCCGACCTCGACGAAGGCCCGATCATCGCCCAGGAGGTCATCGACGTCGACCACAGCCACACCCCCGACGGCCTGGCCGCCATCGGCCGCGACGCGGAGTCGGCAGCCCTGGCCCGAGCGGTCCGATGGCACTGCGAAGGCCGGGTGTTCGTCCAGGGCAGGCGCACGGTGGTCCTCCGCTGA
- a CDS encoding glycoside hydrolase family 25 protein, translating to MLRGIDVSAYQSSSYSTEGLSFVFVKATEGRTYVNPKLSAQTKRARDAGCVVGFYHFLWPGNLTAQAEYFVGKAPEKAGDILAVDWETTGDGTHATNAEKDRFIRKVKELRPNNRVVLYCNRNYWLNVDTTSYAGDGLWIADYVTAGKPRIQAKWRFHQYTDDPLDKNMARFDTIADLREWATP from the coding sequence ATGCTGCGCGGCATCGATGTCAGCGCCTACCAGTCGTCCTCGTACAGCACCGAAGGCCTGTCGTTCGTCTTCGTCAAGGCCACTGAGGGCCGCACGTACGTCAACCCGAAGCTGAGCGCGCAGACGAAGCGGGCCCGCGACGCCGGCTGCGTCGTCGGCTTCTATCACTTCCTCTGGCCGGGCAACCTCACGGCCCAGGCCGAGTACTTCGTCGGCAAGGCCCCCGAAAAGGCAGGCGACATCCTCGCCGTCGACTGGGAGACAACGGGCGACGGCACCCACGCGACCAACGCCGAGAAGGACCGCTTCATCCGCAAGGTGAAGGAACTCCGGCCGAACAACCGGGTGGTCCTCTACTGCAATCGGAACTACTGGCTGAACGTCGACACCACCTCGTATGCCGGCGACGGCCTCTGGATCGCCGACTACGTGACCGCGGGCAAACCGCGGATCCAGGCGAAGTGGCGCTTCCACCAGTACACGGACGACCCGCTGGACAAGAACATGGCGCGGTTCGACACCATCGCCGACCTGCGGGAATGGGCTACCCCGTAG
- a CDS encoding MOSC domain-containing protein: protein MGGTVTAVSSSGKYSFSKPNRDGITLLAGLGVEGDVHAGVTVKHRFRMEKDPSQVNLRQVHLIHEELFDEVREAGFEVAAGELGENVTTRGIDLLGLPTGTLLRVGGEAVVEVTGLRNPCAQIDGFQKGLMKQVVGRDEDGTVRFRAGIMSVVVTGGVVRPGDPVEVELPDGPHLPLEIV, encoded by the coding sequence ATGGGCGGGACAGTGACTGCGGTCAGCAGCAGCGGCAAGTATTCGTTCTCCAAGCCGAATCGGGACGGCATCACGTTGCTTGCCGGGCTCGGGGTGGAGGGGGACGTGCACGCCGGAGTGACGGTGAAGCATCGGTTCCGGATGGAGAAGGATCCTTCGCAGGTGAATCTGCGGCAGGTGCACCTCATTCACGAGGAGTTGTTCGACGAGGTGCGGGAGGCCGGGTTCGAGGTCGCGGCCGGGGAGCTCGGGGAGAACGTCACCACCCGGGGGATCGATCTGCTCGGGCTGCCGACGGGAACACTGCTGCGCGTCGGGGGCGAGGCCGTGGTGGAGGTCACCGGGCTGCGGAATCCCTGTGCGCAGATCGACGGCTTCCAGAAGGGGCTGATGAAGCAGGTCGTCGGGCGGGACGAGGACGGGACCGTCCGGTTCCGGGCCGGGATCATGAGTGTCGTCGTCACGGGTGGCGTGGTGCGGCCCGGTGACCCGGTCGAGGTCGAGTTGCCGGACGGGCCGCACCTGCCCCTGGAGATCGTCTGA
- a CDS encoding NADPH-dependent F420 reductase: protein MKIGIIGAGNIGGNLTRRLTALGHEVSVANSRGPGTLTALAEETGATPVPVGEAARGAELVVVTIPLKAVPNLPSGLFDEAADGAVVIDTGNYYPRQRDGKIAAIEDEGLTESRWTARQLGHTVVKAFNGTYAQDILDRHRPAGAPDRIALPVAADDASAKQVVRDLIDELGFDTVDAGSLDDSWRQQPGTPVYGLQEGVDAVTKALSEAPRERSADFRA from the coding sequence ATGAAGATCGGCATCATCGGAGCGGGCAACATCGGCGGCAACCTCACCCGGCGGCTCACCGCCCTCGGTCACGAGGTGTCCGTCGCCAACTCCCGAGGTCCGGGGACCCTCACCGCACTGGCCGAGGAGACCGGCGCGACACCCGTCCCGGTCGGGGAGGCGGCACGCGGCGCCGAGCTCGTCGTGGTCACCATCCCCCTGAAGGCGGTCCCGAACCTGCCGTCCGGGCTCTTCGACGAGGCCGCCGACGGGGCCGTCGTCATCGACACCGGCAACTACTACCCCCGGCAGCGGGACGGAAAGATCGCCGCGATCGAGGACGAGGGCCTGACGGAGAGCCGCTGGACGGCCCGGCAACTCGGCCACACGGTCGTCAAGGCCTTCAACGGTACGTACGCCCAGGACATCCTCGACCGCCACCGCCCGGCCGGCGCCCCGGACCGCATCGCCCTCCCGGTCGCCGCCGACGACGCGTCCGCCAAGCAGGTCGTCCGCGACCTCATCGACGAACTCGGCTTCGACACGGTCGACGCGGGCTCCCTCGACGACTCCTGGCGCCAGCAGCCCGGCACCCCGGTCTACGGCCTCCAGGAAGGCGTGGACGCGGTGACGAAGGCCCTGTCGGAGGCGCCGCGGGAGCGCTCGGCGGACTTCAGGGCGTAG
- a CDS encoding EF-hand domain-containing protein, whose product MADIEEARKAFERIDVDGDGYITAAEFKKALAQGGDWNVTESVAEAVIAARDLNSDKLLSFDEFWSHLNK is encoded by the coding sequence GTGGCGGACATCGAGGAAGCACGCAAGGCGTTCGAGCGCATCGACGTGGACGGGGACGGCTACATCACCGCCGCCGAGTTCAAGAAGGCCCTGGCTCAGGGCGGCGACTGGAACGTCACCGAGTCGGTGGCCGAGGCCGTGATCGCCGCCCGGGACCTCAACAGCGACAAGCTGCTGTCGTTCGACGAGTTCTGGTCCCACCTGAACAAGTAG
- a CDS encoding GNAT family N-acetyltransferase, translating into MAGTLRDILDAAARGVFPPPDGGTTVVPQHAHRDAGVIAFTAHSVVFTDEGEGWVRETLAAADCDPLAATMNPRFLAAFMERTGRTTDTIDLLTVAAPLSGPPPLRLTELDDPGHPRVARARKRRDDVRVWAADGGVLVLGRGVAGRLEAAIEVAEGVRHRGLGRALAVAARHLGGGEPVWAQQAAGNARSVRAFQAAGFRPVGAEALLIAR; encoded by the coding sequence GTGGCCGGCACTCTGCGGGACATTCTCGACGCGGCGGCGCGAGGAGTCTTCCCGCCGCCGGACGGCGGTACGACGGTCGTGCCTCAGCACGCTCACCGGGACGCCGGGGTCATCGCCTTCACCGCGCACTCCGTCGTGTTCACCGACGAGGGGGAGGGCTGGGTGCGCGAAACGCTGGCCGCCGCCGACTGCGATCCGCTCGCCGCGACGATGAACCCGCGGTTCCTCGCGGCGTTCATGGAGCGTACGGGGCGTACGACGGACACGATCGACCTGCTGACGGTCGCCGCGCCACTGTCCGGCCCGCCTCCGCTGCGGCTGACGGAACTCGACGATCCCGGCCATCCCCGGGTCGCCCGGGCCCGCAAGCGGCGGGACGACGTGCGGGTGTGGGCCGCCGACGGCGGCGTACTCGTCCTGGGGCGCGGGGTCGCGGGGCGGCTGGAGGCCGCGATCGAGGTGGCCGAGGGGGTACGGCACCGGGGGCTGGGGCGGGCGCTCGCCGTGGCCGCCCGGCATCTGGGCGGGGGCGAGCCGGTCTGGGCGCAGCAGGCCGCCGGGAACGCCCGCAGCGTACGGGCCTTCCAGGCGGCCGGGTTCCGCCCGGTCGGGGCGGAGGCACTGCTGATCGCCCGCTAG
- a CDS encoding ADP-ribosyltransferase, protein MITTRLRRWAAAVVLSLSAVFATSAATLPADTTTKAPTAFAAKAAAPTCPQFADPVHAAADHRVEVDRITPEPVWRKTCGTLYRSDGRGPSIVFEQGLHPRDVINGQYDIEQYVLVNQPSPYVSTTYDHDLYKTWWKSGYNYYIDAPGGVDVNKTIGDTHKWADQVEVAFPGGIERKYIIGVCPVDKKTKTEIMSDCESNPHYEPWH, encoded by the coding sequence ATGATCACAACTCGCCTGCGGCGGTGGGCCGCTGCCGTCGTCCTGTCCCTCTCGGCCGTCTTCGCGACGTCCGCGGCGACGCTCCCCGCCGACACCACGACGAAGGCACCCACGGCTTTCGCCGCGAAGGCCGCCGCCCCCACCTGTCCCCAGTTCGCCGACCCGGTCCATGCCGCCGCGGACCACCGCGTGGAGGTCGACCGCATCACGCCCGAGCCCGTCTGGCGCAAGACCTGCGGCACGCTCTACCGCAGCGACGGCCGCGGCCCCTCGATCGTCTTCGAGCAGGGCCTCCACCCGCGGGACGTCATCAACGGCCAGTACGACATCGAGCAGTACGTCCTGGTCAACCAGCCCTCCCCGTACGTCTCCACGACCTACGACCACGACCTCTACAAGACGTGGTGGAAGAGCGGCTACAACTACTACATCGACGCCCCCGGCGGCGTGGACGTCAACAAGACCATCGGCGACACCCACAAGTGGGCCGACCAGGTCGAGGTCGCCTTTCCCGGCGGTATCGAGCGGAAGTACATCATCGGCGTCTGCCCGGTCGACAAGAAGACCAAGACCGAGATCATGAGCGACTGCGAGAGCAACCCGCACTACGAGCCCTGGCACTGA
- a CDS encoding ATP-binding protein codes for MPLAYADRIVRNGGFRGAYSSGTPPTRPLGGHDGGMAGLEGIEQPRRHGSATAARWSPAVEDEHALKALELFGNPTEGEVPLPSRPESAATARRLTQVVVLRHWGLSPKMTEDAVLLVSELVGNAVRHTGARVFGLRMRRRRGWIRVEVRDPSRGLPCLMPVQEMDVSGRGLFLVDKLSDRWGVDLLPRGKTTWFEMRVADR; via the coding sequence CTGCCGTTGGCATATGCCGATCGAATCGTGCGGAATGGGGGGTTCCGGGGGGCGTATTCCTCCGGAACGCCCCCAACGAGGCCTCTGGGCGGCCATGATGGGGGCATGGCGGGGCTGGAGGGTATCGAACAGCCGCGGCGGCACGGGAGTGCGACCGCGGCGCGCTGGTCGCCCGCGGTCGAGGACGAACACGCGCTCAAGGCGCTGGAGTTGTTCGGCAATCCGACCGAGGGGGAGGTGCCGTTGCCCTCCCGGCCCGAGTCCGCGGCCACCGCGCGTCGGCTCACCCAGGTCGTGGTTCTGCGCCACTGGGGGCTCTCGCCGAAGATGACCGAGGACGCGGTCCTGCTCGTCTCGGAGTTGGTGGGCAACGCCGTGCGGCACACGGGTGCGCGGGTGTTCGGGCTCCGGATGCGCCGCCGTCGGGGCTGGATCCGCGTCGAGGTCCGTGACCCCTCCCGTGGCCTTCCCTGCCTCATGCCGGTCCAGGAGATGGACGTCAGCGGCCGAGGCCTCTTCCTCGTCGACAAACTCTCCGACCGCTGGGGCGTGGATCTCCTGCCTCGCGGCAAGACGACGTGGTTCGAAATGAGGGTGGCGGACCGTTAG
- a CDS encoding enoyl-CoA hydratase/isomerase family protein, producing MTVHLEVAEGVGTIRLDRPPMNALDVATQDRLKELAEEAARREDVRAVILYGGEKVFAAGADIKEMQAMDHTAMVVRSRALQDSFTAVTRIPKPVVAAVTGYALGGGCELALCADFRIAADNAKLGQPEILLGLIPGAGGTQRLSRLIGPSKAKDLIFTGRMVKADEALSLGLVDRVVPAGEVYTEAHAWAAKLAQGPALALRAAKESVDAGLETDIETGLAIERNWFAGLFATEDRERGMKSFVEEGPGKAKFL from the coding sequence ATGACTGTGCATCTCGAAGTCGCCGAAGGTGTCGGCACGATCCGTCTCGACCGCCCGCCCATGAACGCGCTGGACGTCGCCACACAGGACCGCCTCAAGGAGCTCGCCGAGGAGGCCGCGCGCCGCGAGGACGTGCGCGCGGTGATCCTCTACGGCGGCGAGAAGGTGTTCGCGGCGGGCGCGGACATCAAGGAGATGCAGGCCATGGACCATACGGCGATGGTCGTACGCTCCCGGGCCCTGCAGGACTCCTTCACCGCAGTGACCCGCATCCCCAAGCCGGTCGTCGCCGCGGTCACGGGTTACGCACTGGGCGGGGGCTGCGAGTTGGCGCTCTGCGCCGACTTCCGCATCGCCGCGGACAACGCCAAGCTGGGCCAGCCGGAGATCCTGCTCGGGCTGATCCCGGGCGCCGGCGGCACCCAGCGCCTGTCCCGCCTGATCGGCCCCTCCAAGGCCAAGGACCTCATCTTCACCGGCCGCATGGTCAAGGCCGACGAGGCCTTGTCGCTCGGCCTGGTGGACCGGGTCGTACCGGCCGGCGAGGTGTACACCGAGGCGCACGCGTGGGCCGCGAAACTGGCCCAGGGGCCGGCGCTCGCGCTGCGCGCCGCCAAGGAGTCCGTCGACGCGGGCCTGGAGACGGACATCGAGACCGGGCTCGCCATCGAACGCAACTGGTTCGCGGGGCTGTTCGCCACCGAGGACCGGGAGCGGGGGATGAAGAGCTTCGTGGAGGAGGGCCCGGGCAAGGCGAAGTTCCTCTGA